The following are from one region of the Corylus avellana chromosome ca1, CavTom2PMs-1.0 genome:
- the LOC132172677 gene encoding agamous-like MADS-box protein AGL29, whose product MVRPRGMGRSKIEIKKIENKDSMYSTFTKRRNGLFRKVEKLSTLCGVDVAAIVFSPKDKLYAYGQPSVNSVVDRFLREEEKPLHGDGIGGDIDPSVNSEIMHGDIGDFVRAKQEKETTVAGRSEGGGFLSNEHICGMELHELEQCKDFMEELMKKVADRVEETVRRRVSLKDFLPMNSSLQRRLD is encoded by the coding sequence ATGGTGAGACCAAGAGGCATGGGTCGCAGCAAAATTGAGATCAAGAAAATAGAGAACAAGGACTCCATGTACTCCACCTTCACCAAGCGGCGCAACGGCCTCTTTCGGAAGGTGGAGAAACTCTCCACCTTATGCGGTGTTGATGTCGCAGCTATCGTGTTCTCGCCAAAGGACAAGCTCTATGCCTATGGGCAGCCGTCGGTGAACTCCGTCGTGGACCGCTTTCtacgagaagaagaaaagcccTTGCATGGGGATGGGATTGGTGGAGATATTGATCCCTCGGTGAACTCCGAGATCATGCACGGGGATATCGGAGATTTCGTGAGAgccaaacaagaaaaagaaacgaCTGTTGCTGGAAGGAGCGAGGGTGGCGGGTTTTTGTCGAATGAGCATATTTGTGGCATGGAATTGCATGAACTTGAGCAGTGCAAAGATTTCATGGAAGAGTTGATGAAAAAGGTGGCTGATCGAGTAGAAGAGACGGTGAGGAGGAGGGTCTCTTTGAAGGATTTTCTGCCCATGAATTCTAGTCTTCAAAGAAGACTAGATTAA